The proteins below are encoded in one region of Streptomyces ficellus:
- a CDS encoding small basic family protein, whose product MIAVLGLVVGVVVGLFIRPEVPAVVEPYLPIAVVAALDAVFGGLRAMLDGIFVDKVFVVSFLSNVVVAALIVFLGDKLGVGAQLSTGVVVVLGIRIFSNAAAIRRHVFRA is encoded by the coding sequence TTGATCGCCGTACTGGGCCTCGTCGTGGGAGTCGTGGTCGGACTGTTCATCCGGCCCGAGGTACCGGCGGTGGTCGAGCCCTACCTGCCGATCGCCGTCGTGGCCGCCCTGGACGCGGTCTTCGGCGGTCTGCGGGCCATGCTCGACGGGATCTTCGTCGACAAGGTCTTCGTCGTCTCGTTCCTGTCGAACGTCGTCGTCGCCGCCCTGATCGTGTTCCTCGGGGACAAGCTGGGCGTCGGCGCGCAGCTGTCGACCGGCGTGGTCGTGGTGCTGGGCATCCGGATCTTCTCCAACGCCGCCGCCATCCGGCGGCACGTGTTCCGGGCGTGA
- a CDS encoding MerR family transcriptional regulator, with the protein MSSGDGATGGLPGRSLGKSGPYPLHGSAAERLPAGAVGAVGADADAVPGRPADPADPATETIGYRGPTACAAAGITYRQLDYWARTGLVEPSVRPAYGSGTQRLYSFRDVVVLKIVKRFLDTGVALQNIRTAVQHLRARGFRDLERMTLMSDGATVYECSSPDEVVDLLQGGQGVFGIAVGVVWRDVEAALSQLHGERIDTGETLVGHNPSDELARRRRDRAV; encoded by the coding sequence ATGAGCAGCGGCGACGGTGCGACTGGGGGCCTCCCCGGACGAAGTCTGGGGAAGAGCGGGCCGTATCCGCTTCACGGGAGTGCGGCCGAGCGACTCCCGGCGGGGGCGGTCGGCGCGGTCGGTGCTGACGCCGACGCGGTGCCGGGCCGGCCGGCCGATCCGGCGGACCCCGCGACGGAGACGATCGGCTACCGGGGGCCCACCGCCTGTGCGGCGGCGGGCATCACGTACCGCCAGCTGGACTACTGGGCGCGGACCGGGCTGGTCGAGCCGAGTGTCCGGCCCGCCTACGGGTCCGGCACGCAGCGGCTGTACAGCTTTCGGGACGTGGTGGTCCTCAAGATCGTCAAACGGTTCCTGGACACCGGTGTCGCGCTGCAGAACATCCGCACGGCCGTCCAGCACCTGCGCGCGCGGGGCTTCCGGGACCTGGAGCGGATGACGCTCATGAGTGACGGGGCGACGGTCTACGAGTGCTCGTCGCCCGACGAGGTCGTCGACCTGTTGCAGGGCGGCCAGGGGGTCTTCGGGATCGCCGTGGGCGTGGTGTGGCGGGACGTCGAGGCGGCGCTCTCGCAGCTGCACGGGGAGCGCATCGACACGGGTGAGACGCTGGTGGGGCACAACCCGTCGGACGAGCTGGCGCGCAGGAGGCGTGACCGGGCTGTCTGA
- a CDS encoding DUF881 domain-containing protein: protein MSQQPPIRSTGSPPPRPDASMSLLTNVMDHALDDGYAEASARRDAEGGGLPRTLRAKLGLAAGLVLAAFVVTLGAAQAQISAPVVAKEREELIDRIQSETSGADRLEKEIEALRTEVGERQRKALEQHGGDQGQLVALLSGATPVRGPGVRLVVDDAKDTDAGGGGPRESDGFADTGRVRDRDMQRVVNGLWQAGAEAIAINGQRLTALSAIRAAGDAILVDNKPLVPPYTVLAVGDGKKLSTTFQDSADGQYLHVLQENFGIRTSISDQGEVRLPAAPSLIVRTAQPGHAGAGAGDGQGTADTGKGTS, encoded by the coding sequence ATGTCGCAGCAGCCCCCCATTCGGAGCACCGGCTCCCCGCCACCGCGTCCCGATGCGTCCATGTCGCTGCTGACCAATGTGATGGACCACGCGCTCGACGACGGCTACGCGGAGGCGTCGGCCCGCAGGGACGCGGAGGGCGGCGGTCTGCCCCGTACGCTCCGCGCCAAACTGGGACTGGCGGCCGGACTCGTACTGGCCGCGTTCGTGGTCACGCTCGGCGCCGCGCAGGCGCAGATATCGGCTCCGGTGGTTGCCAAGGAGCGCGAGGAGCTCATCGACCGCATCCAGTCGGAGACCTCGGGGGCGGACCGCCTGGAGAAGGAGATCGAGGCGCTGCGCACCGAGGTGGGGGAGCGGCAGCGCAAGGCACTGGAGCAGCACGGCGGGGACCAGGGACAGCTCGTCGCGCTCCTGTCGGGGGCGACGCCGGTCCGTGGCCCGGGCGTCAGGCTGGTCGTCGACGACGCCAAGGACACCGACGCGGGCGGCGGCGGGCCGCGGGAGAGCGACGGTTTCGCCGATACGGGCCGTGTCCGCGACCGTGACATGCAGCGCGTCGTCAACGGGCTCTGGCAGGCGGGCGCGGAAGCCATCGCCATCAATGGTCAGCGCCTGACCGCCCTGTCGGCGATCCGCGCGGCGGGCGACGCCATACTGGTCGACAACAAACCGCTGGTGCCGCCCTACACGGTGCTGGCGGTGGGGGACGGAAAGAAGCTGAGTACGACGTTCCAGGACAGCGCGGACGGGCAGTACCTGCACGTGCTCCAGGAGAACTTCGGTATCCGCACCAGCATTTCGGACCAGGGCGAGGTGCGTCTGCCGGCGGCGCCGAGCCTGATCGTACGTACAGCACAGCCGGGCCATGCCGGAGCCGGAGCGGGTGACGGGCAGGGCACGGCCGACACAGGGAAGGGCACATCTTGA
- a CDS encoding PRC-barrel domain-containing protein, which produces MQTDIDPRSLIGRKAFDRNGHKIGTIDEVYLDDATGVPEWAAVRTGLFSRDAFVPLEPSDLADDGLHVPYERALIKDAPDFGVGRHLSPEQELQLYHHYGLALPPPPSSDRDFGRLAGQED; this is translated from the coding sequence GTGCAGACCGACATCGATCCGCGCAGCCTGATCGGCCGCAAAGCCTTCGACCGCAACGGCCACAAGATCGGCACCATCGACGAGGTGTACCTGGACGACGCGACCGGCGTCCCGGAGTGGGCCGCGGTGCGCACGGGCCTCTTCAGCCGCGACGCCTTCGTCCCGCTGGAGCCCAGCGACCTCGCGGACGACGGCCTCCACGTCCCGTACGAACGGGCCCTGATCAAGGACGCCCCCGACTTCGGGGTCGGCCGCCACCTGTCCCCCGAGCAGGAGCTCCAGCTCTACCACCACTACGGGCTCGCGCTCCCCCCGCCTCCCTCCTCGGACCGTGACTTCGGCAGGCTCGCCGGCCAGGAGGACTGA
- a CDS encoding MerR family transcriptional regulator, with product MLRTTTGGAGNGTAGAADQLVSIGTVLNQLREEFPEVTISKIRFLEAEGLVEPQRTASGYRKFSARDVERLGRILRMQRDHYLPLKVIREHLDAVERGEQVELPAAPGPQREPLDGEPWQADGQDRPTAARVGRAELLAASGAGEEELAEWESYGLVVQGVDGGYDAEAVTVAKLVADLGRYGLEPRHLRAVKAAAEREAGLVEQVVAPLRRHRNPQTRAHAEATAKELAALSVRLHAALVQTALGVRLH from the coding sequence ATGCTGCGAACCACGACGGGCGGTGCCGGCAACGGCACCGCCGGCGCGGCCGATCAGCTGGTGAGCATCGGCACGGTGCTCAACCAGCTGCGGGAAGAGTTTCCCGAAGTCACCATCTCGAAGATCAGGTTCCTGGAGGCCGAGGGGCTCGTCGAGCCACAGCGGACGGCTTCCGGATACCGGAAGTTCAGTGCGCGGGACGTGGAACGGCTCGGACGCATCCTGCGGATGCAGCGGGACCACTACCTGCCCCTGAAGGTGATCAGGGAGCACCTGGACGCCGTGGAGCGGGGCGAACAGGTGGAGCTGCCCGCCGCTCCCGGGCCGCAGCGCGAGCCCCTGGACGGCGAGCCGTGGCAGGCCGACGGGCAGGACCGCCCGACGGCCGCCCGCGTCGGCCGGGCGGAGCTCCTGGCGGCCTCGGGCGCCGGGGAGGAGGAACTCGCCGAGTGGGAGTCGTACGGCCTCGTCGTCCAGGGCGTGGACGGCGGTTACGACGCCGAGGCGGTGACCGTCGCGAAGCTCGTCGCCGATCTCGGGAGGTACGGGCTGGAACCGCGCCACCTGCGGGCGGTGAAAGCCGCCGCCGAGCGTGAGGCGGGCCTGGTCGAACAGGTGGTCGCACCCCTGCGCAGGCATCGTAATCCGCAGACCAGAGCCCATGCCGAGGCCACCGCCAAGGAGCTCGCGGCGCTGTCCGTACGGCTGCACGCGGCCCTCGTGCAGACCGCCCTCGGCGTCCGCTTGCACTGA
- a CDS encoding FHA domain-containing protein, with protein sequence MSGGYGRCHDVRVGRCVHSGFVLPHGRVCFVQGESPVKLFAKLFGRSAREEGGNARHRAPRHGQSEEQGGERPLFRDEVAGPGGDIPGGQGASVDPAGSGRIGFGEPSTSSTGGGFAPDPYATSAHAGQPRQEDSMPVCTRCGHRNAESSRFCSNCGAPLRGGVPAERASETTSTISISGLEAYDSEVTGQTQLPSLSPEAQAAVEALPLGSALLVVRRGPNSGSRFLLDGDLTTAGRHPQSDIFLDDVTVSRRHVEFRRSPDGSFTVSDVGSLNGTYVNRERIDSVPLANGDEVQIGKYRLVFYASQRGV encoded by the coding sequence CTGTCCGGAGGATACGGACGTTGTCATGATGTCCGGGTCGGCAGGTGTGTTCATTCAGGGTTCGTCCTGCCCCACGGGCGGGTCTGTTTCGTTCAAGGGGAATCGCCCGTGAAGTTGTTTGCGAAGTTGTTCGGCAGGAGCGCACGCGAGGAGGGCGGAAACGCCCGTCACCGCGCTCCGCGCCATGGCCAGAGCGAGGAGCAGGGTGGCGAGCGCCCGCTCTTCCGCGACGAGGTTGCGGGTCCGGGTGGTGACATTCCGGGGGGCCAGGGCGCGTCTGTTGACCCTGCCGGTTCCGGCCGCATAGGTTTCGGGGAACCATCAACCTCGAGTACGGGTGGAGGGTTTGCGCCCGACCCGTACGCGACGAGCGCCCACGCGGGGCAGCCGCGGCAGGAGGACTCCATGCCGGTGTGTACGAGGTGCGGGCACCGCAACGCCGAGTCGAGCCGGTTCTGCTCCAACTGCGGGGCACCGCTGCGAGGCGGGGTCCCGGCGGAGCGCGCGTCCGAGACGACGTCGACGATCTCGATCTCCGGCCTGGAGGCGTACGACTCCGAGGTCACCGGTCAGACGCAGCTGCCGTCGCTGTCGCCGGAGGCGCAGGCCGCCGTGGAGGCGCTGCCGCTCGGTTCGGCGCTCCTGGTGGTGCGGCGGGGCCCGAACTCGGGCAGCCGCTTCCTGCTGGACGGTGACCTGACCACGGCCGGACGGCACCCGCAGAGCGACATCTTCCTGGACGACGTGACCGTGTCACGGCGCCACGTGGAGTTCCGCAGGTCGCCCGACGGCAGCTTCACCGTCTCGGACGTCGGCAGCCTCAACGGCACCTACGTCAACCGTGAGCGGATCGACTCGGTTCCGCTGGCGAACGGTGACGAGGTGCAGATCGGCAAGTACCGGCTGGTCTTCTACGCGAGCCAGCGAGGCGTGTGA
- a CDS encoding bifunctional nuclease family protein yields the protein MNELDVVGVRVEMPSNQPIVLLREVGGDRYLPIWIGPGEATAIAFAQQGMAPARPLTHDLFKDVLEAVGQELTEVRITDLREGVFYAELVFASGVEVSARPSDAIALALRTGTPIYGSDGVLDDAGIAIPDEQEDEVEKFREFLDQISPEDFGTSSQ from the coding sequence GTGAACGAGCTCGATGTTGTCGGTGTCCGGGTGGAAATGCCGTCCAACCAGCCGATCGTGCTCCTGCGTGAAGTGGGAGGCGACCGGTACCTCCCGATCTGGATCGGTCCGGGGGAAGCGACGGCGATCGCCTTCGCGCAGCAGGGCATGGCCCCTGCCCGGCCGCTCACGCACGACCTCTTCAAGGACGTGCTCGAAGCCGTGGGCCAGGAGCTGACCGAGGTCCGGATCACGGACCTGCGGGAAGGTGTCTTCTACGCGGAGCTGGTCTTCGCGAGCGGGGTCGAGGTGAGCGCGCGGCCCTCCGACGCCATAGCGCTGGCCCTGCGCACCGGTACTCCCATCTACGGGAGCGACGGCGTGCTCGACGACGCCGGAATCGCCATCCCGGACGAGCAGGAGGACGAGGTGGAGAAGTTCCGCGAGTTCCTCGACCAGATCTCGCCCGAGGACTTCGGCACCAGCAGCCAGTAG
- a CDS encoding DNA polymerase IV produces MRTAPTILHLDMDAFFAAAEQAAKPSLRGKPVVVGGLGPRGVVATASYEARRFGVHSAMPMAQARRLAPNAAYLVPRFSLYRAVSDQVMELLRGLSPLVEPLSLDEAFVDLEAGGSAHDAATAREAGERLRRDIRAVTGLTGSVGLAGSKMIAKIASEEAKPDGLVLIEPGTERDLLDPKSVRILPGVGPATGEHLRRAGMTTVADLAAAGEDELVRLLGKAHGESLYRMALGYDDRPVVAERDAKSVSVEDTFDVDLHDRVRVRTEVERLAERCVRRLRAAGRSGRTVVLKVRRYDFSTLTRSETLRGPTDDPVVVREAAARLLESVDTTGGVRLLGVGVTGLADFTQEDLFAQAAAERAEAEQAEAERGAPAGVAAGADPAGAGPGGAGAPVGPEAVAGDAVDAAEGGRVAGAAVGTGGAQEPSAVAGDGEARTWMAGQDVRHAEYGPGWVQGSGLGRVTVRFEEPGSSQPGRVRTFRAGDPDLEPSDPLPLVPGQSSWPASLPKSRSEEGGGGSASP; encoded by the coding sequence GTGAGAACCGCGCCGACGATCCTGCATCTGGACATGGATGCCTTCTTCGCCGCCGCCGAGCAGGCGGCGAAGCCGAGCCTGCGCGGGAAACCGGTGGTCGTGGGCGGCCTCGGGCCGCGCGGGGTCGTGGCCACCGCGTCGTACGAGGCCAGGCGGTTCGGGGTGCACTCGGCGATGCCGATGGCGCAGGCGCGCCGGCTGGCGCCCAACGCCGCGTACCTGGTGCCGCGTTTCTCCCTCTACCGGGCGGTCAGCGACCAGGTCATGGAGCTGCTGCGGGGGCTGTCGCCGCTCGTCGAGCCGTTGAGCCTCGACGAGGCGTTCGTGGACCTCGAGGCGGGGGGCTCGGCGCATGACGCGGCGACCGCGCGGGAGGCCGGTGAGCGGCTGCGCAGGGACATCAGGGCGGTCACGGGACTGACGGGGTCGGTGGGCCTGGCCGGGTCGAAGATGATCGCGAAGATCGCGTCCGAGGAGGCCAAGCCCGACGGCCTGGTGCTGATCGAGCCGGGCACGGAGCGGGACCTGCTGGACCCCAAGTCGGTGCGCATCCTGCCGGGTGTGGGGCCCGCCACCGGAGAGCATCTGCGGCGGGCCGGCATGACGACGGTGGCGGACCTGGCGGCGGCGGGCGAGGACGAGCTGGTACGGCTGCTGGGCAAGGCGCACGGGGAGTCGCTGTACCGGATGGCGCTCGGGTACGACGACCGGCCGGTGGTGGCCGAGCGGGACGCCAAGTCCGTGTCGGTGGAGGACACCTTCGACGTCGACCTGCACGACCGGGTGCGGGTGCGCACGGAGGTGGAGCGGCTGGCCGAGCGGTGCGTGCGGCGCTTGCGCGCAGCGGGGCGCTCGGGGCGGACGGTGGTGCTCAAGGTGCGGAGGTACGACTTCTCGACGCTGACCCGGTCCGAGACCCTGCGCGGTCCGACGGACGACCCGGTGGTGGTGCGGGAGGCGGCGGCACGGCTGCTGGAGTCGGTGGACACCACCGGTGGCGTCCGCCTGCTGGGTGTGGGCGTCACGGGGCTCGCGGACTTCACGCAGGAGGACCTGTTCGCCCAGGCCGCCGCGGAGCGGGCGGAGGCGGAGCAGGCCGAGGCGGAGCGGGGTGCGCCGGCAGGAGTGGCCGCCGGGGCCGACCCGGCAGGGGCGGGTCCGGGTGGGGCGGGCGCGCCGGTGGGGCCGGAGGCGGTTGCGGGGGACGCGGTGGACGCGGCTGAGGGGGGCCGCGTGGCCGGTGCCGCGGTAGGAACCGGCGGCGCGCAGGAGCCGAGTGCCGTCGCGGGTGACGGGGAAGCGCGGACGTGGATGGCCGGCCAGGACGTGCGGCACGCGGAGTACGGGCCGGGGTGGGTGCAGGGCAGCGGCCTGGGGCGGGTCACCGTCCGGTTCGAGGAGCCCGGGTCGTCGCAGCCCGGGCGGGTGCGGACGTTCAGGGCCGGTGATCCGGACCTGGAGCCGTCCGACCCGCTGCCCCTCGTGCCGGGTCAGTCCTCCTGGCCGGCGAGCCTGCCGAAGTCACGGTCCGAGGAGGGAGGCGGGGGGAGCGCGAGCCCGTAG
- the gcvP gene encoding aminomethyl-transferring glycine dehydrogenase yields the protein MTANRIPLSVLEQGIPFEQRHIGPDEEARAKMLAQVGYGSLDELTAAAVPDVIKSAEALGLPGARTEAEVLAELRSLADRNQVLAPMIGLGYHGTFTPPVILRNVMENPAWYTAYTPYQPEISQGRLEALLNFQTMVADLTGLPTSGASLLDEGTAAAEAMSLARRVGKVKKGVFLIDADALPQTIAVIETRAEPTGVEVVVADLSDGIPAEIAERGVFGVLLQYPGASGAVRDIKPVIDQAHELGAIVTVSADLLALTLLTSPGELGADIAVGTTQRFGVPMGFGGPHAGYMAVRDTFARSLPGRLVGVSVDADGNKAYRLALQTREQHIRREKATSNICTAQVLLAVMAGMYAVYHGPDGLQQIAQRVHRYAVVLADGLRAGGVDVVHDTFFDTVTVRVPGRAAEAVAAARENGVNLRLVDADHVSAACDETTARAQIVAVWDAFGVRGDIEALDAAAGEVLPEASLRSDAYLTHPVFHAHRSETAMLRYLRRLADRDYALDRGMIPLGSCTMKLNATTEMEPVTWPEFGQIHPFAPVDQAQGYLTLIRELEERLAEVTGYDKVSIQPNAGSQGELAGLLAVRAYHRANGDTQRTICLIPSSAHGTNAASAVMAGMKVVVVKTADDGEIDVEDLRAKIEQYRDQLSVLMITYPSTHGVFEEHVADICAQVHEAGGQVYVDGANLNALVGLAKPGEFGGDVSHLNLHKTFCIPHGGGGPGVGPVGVREHLAPYLPNHPLQPSAGPDTGVGPISAAPWGSAGILPISWAYVRLMGGEGLKRATQVAVLAANYIAKRLEPHYPVLYTGPAGLVAHECIVDLRPISKATGVSVDDIAKRLIDYGFHAPTMSFPVAGTLMIEPTESEDLTELDRFCDTMIAIRGEIEKVASGEWPADDNPLRNAPHTAAALGGEWTHAYSREDAVFPAGVVASDKYWPPVRRIDGAFGDRNLVCSCPPLDEYDA from the coding sequence ATGACCGCCAACCGCATTCCGCTCTCCGTACTCGAACAGGGCATCCCGTTCGAGCAGCGGCACATCGGGCCCGACGAGGAGGCCCGCGCCAAGATGCTGGCGCAGGTCGGCTACGGTTCGCTCGACGAGCTCACGGCTGCCGCGGTGCCGGATGTGATCAAGAGCGCCGAGGCCCTCGGGCTGCCCGGCGCGCGCACCGAGGCCGAGGTCCTCGCCGAACTGCGCTCCCTCGCCGACCGCAACCAGGTGCTGGCCCCGATGATCGGCCTCGGCTACCACGGCACGTTCACGCCGCCGGTCATCCTGCGCAACGTCATGGAGAACCCCGCCTGGTACACCGCGTACACGCCGTACCAGCCGGAGATCTCGCAGGGCCGCCTGGAGGCGCTGCTCAACTTCCAGACCATGGTCGCCGACCTCACCGGGCTGCCGACCTCCGGCGCCTCGCTGCTGGACGAGGGCACCGCCGCCGCCGAGGCCATGTCGCTGGCCCGCCGCGTCGGCAAGGTCAAGAAGGGCGTCTTCCTGATCGACGCCGACGCCCTGCCCCAGACCATCGCCGTCATCGAGACCCGCGCCGAGCCGACCGGTGTCGAGGTCGTCGTCGCCGACCTGAGCGACGGCATCCCCGCCGAGATCGCCGAGCGCGGCGTCTTCGGTGTGCTGCTCCAGTACCCCGGTGCCTCCGGTGCCGTACGCGACATCAAGCCGGTCATCGACCAGGCCCACGAGCTGGGCGCCATCGTGACCGTCTCCGCCGACCTGCTGGCGCTGACCCTCCTCACCTCGCCGGGCGAGCTGGGCGCCGACATCGCGGTCGGCACCACCCAGCGCTTCGGCGTCCCCATGGGCTTCGGCGGTCCGCACGCCGGCTACATGGCCGTCCGCGACACGTTCGCCCGCAGCCTTCCGGGCCGGCTCGTCGGCGTCTCCGTCGACGCCGACGGCAACAAGGCGTACCGCCTGGCGCTCCAGACGCGTGAGCAGCACATCCGCCGGGAGAAGGCCACCAGCAACATCTGCACCGCACAGGTGCTGCTCGCCGTCATGGCCGGCATGTACGCCGTCTACCACGGCCCCGACGGACTCCAGCAGATCGCCCAGCGCGTCCACCGCTACGCCGTCGTGCTCGCCGACGGGCTCCGCGCGGGCGGCGTGGACGTCGTCCACGACACCTTCTTCGACACCGTCACCGTCCGCGTACCCGGCCGGGCCGCCGAGGCCGTCGCCGCCGCCCGCGAGAACGGGGTCAACCTCCGTCTCGTCGACGCCGACCACGTCTCCGCCGCCTGCGACGAGACCACCGCCCGCGCCCAGATCGTGGCCGTGTGGGACGCGTTCGGCGTGCGGGGCGACATCGAGGCGCTGGACGCCGCCGCGGGCGAGGTGCTGCCCGAGGCGAGCCTGCGCTCCGACGCGTACCTCACCCACCCCGTCTTCCACGCCCACCGCTCCGAGACGGCGATGCTGCGCTACCTGCGCAGGCTCGCCGACCGGGACTACGCGCTCGACCGCGGCATGATCCCGCTCGGCTCCTGCACCATGAAGCTGAACGCGACCACCGAGATGGAGCCGGTGACCTGGCCCGAGTTCGGCCAGATCCACCCCTTCGCGCCGGTCGACCAGGCCCAGGGCTATCTGACCCTGATCCGTGAGCTGGAGGAGCGCCTCGCCGAGGTCACCGGCTACGACAAGGTCTCCATCCAGCCCAACGCGGGTTCGCAGGGCGAGCTGGCCGGCCTGCTCGCCGTCCGCGCGTACCACCGCGCCAACGGCGACACGCAGCGCACCATCTGCCTGATCCCGTCCTCCGCGCACGGCACCAACGCCGCCAGCGCCGTGATGGCCGGGATGAAGGTCGTGGTCGTCAAGACCGCCGACGACGGCGAGATCGACGTCGAGGACCTGCGCGCCAAGATCGAGCAGTACCGCGACCAGCTGTCCGTCCTGATGATCACCTACCCGTCCACGCACGGCGTGTTCGAGGAGCACGTCGCGGACATCTGCGCCCAGGTCCACGAGGCCGGCGGCCAGGTGTACGTCGACGGCGCCAACCTCAACGCGCTGGTCGGCCTGGCGAAGCCCGGCGAGTTCGGCGGCGACGTCTCGCACCTGAACCTGCACAAGACGTTCTGCATCCCGCACGGCGGCGGTGGCCCCGGCGTCGGCCCGGTCGGCGTGCGCGAGCACCTCGCCCCCTACCTGCCCAACCACCCGCTCCAGCCGAGCGCGGGCCCGGACACCGGGGTCGGCCCGATCTCGGCCGCCCCGTGGGGCTCGGCCGGCATCCTGCCGATCTCCTGGGCGTACGTCCGGCTCATGGGCGGCGAGGGCCTCAAGCGCGCCACGCAGGTCGCCGTCCTCGCGGCCAACTACATCGCCAAGCGCCTGGAGCCGCACTACCCGGTGCTCTACACCGGCCCGGCCGGGCTCGTCGCCCACGAGTGCATCGTGGACCTGCGCCCGATCTCCAAGGCGACCGGCGTCAGCGTCGACGACATCGCCAAGCGTCTGATCGACTACGGCTTCCACGCCCCGACCATGTCGTTCCCGGTGGCCGGCACCCTGATGATCGAGCCGACCGAGAGCGAGGACCTGACCGAGCTCGACCGGTTCTGCGACACGATGATCGCGATCCGCGGTGAGATCGAGAAGGTCGCGTCGGGCGAGTGGCCCGCGGACGACAACCCGCTGCGCAACGCCCCGCACACGGCGGCCGCGCTGGGCGGCGAGTGGACGCACGCGTACAGCCGGGAGGATGCGGTGTTCCCGGCCGGGGTCGTCGCCTCCGACAAGTACTGGCCGCCGGTGCGCCGGATCGACGGCGCGTTCGGCGA
- a CDS encoding DUF881 domain-containing protein, producing the protein MSNEETPNPNPKPNPHSDPEPAPMPRPAPSPEADPGTESGRGQPTGRQRLMAGLWPPRVTRAQLIVAVLLFGLGLGLAIQVRSTSDTGALRGARQEDLVRILDELDDRTQRLEDEKALLEDQRTELENSSDQAEEARKQTLEKERQLGILAGTVAAQGPGITLTIDDGAGAVESDMLLDAIQELRAAGAEAIQVNGVRVVADSYFSGDAGDIEVDGKKIKAPYRFKVIGKPQDLEPALNIPGGVVQTLEKEQATAAVTRSQKIVVDALRPPERPDYARSSSQ; encoded by the coding sequence ATGAGCAACGAAGAGACACCGAACCCGAACCCGAAGCCGAACCCCCACAGCGACCCCGAGCCGGCCCCGATGCCGCGCCCGGCCCCGAGCCCGGAAGCGGACCCGGGGACGGAGAGCGGGCGGGGGCAGCCGACCGGACGGCAGCGGCTGATGGCGGGCCTGTGGCCGCCGCGCGTGACGAGGGCACAACTCATCGTGGCCGTGCTGCTGTTCGGACTGGGGCTGGGCCTGGCCATCCAGGTCCGCTCCACCAGCGACACCGGTGCCCTGCGCGGTGCGCGCCAGGAGGACCTGGTGCGCATCCTCGACGAGCTCGACGACCGCACGCAGCGCCTGGAGGACGAGAAGGCGCTCCTCGAGGACCAGCGCACGGAGCTGGAGAACAGCTCCGACCAGGCCGAGGAGGCCCGTAAGCAGACGCTCGAAAAGGAGCGGCAGCTCGGGATCCTGGCCGGTACGGTGGCGGCCCAGGGGCCCGGGATCACGCTGACCATCGACGACGGCGCCGGAGCGGTGGAGTCGGACATGCTGCTGGACGCGATCCAGGAGCTGCGGGCGGCGGGGGCGGAAGCCATCCAGGTCAACGGCGTGCGGGTCGTCGCCGACTCGTACTTCTCCGGTGACGCCGGTGACATCGAGGTGGACGGCAAGAAAATCAAGGCGCCGTACCGTTTCAAGGTCATCGGGAAGCCGCAGGACCTCGAGCCGGCGCTGAACATCCCGGGAGGCGTCGTGCAGACGCTGGAGAAGGAGCAGGCCACGGCCGCGGTCACCCGGTCGCAGAAGATCGTCGTTGACGCCTTGCGACCGCCGGAGCGGCCTGACTACGCTCGGTCGTCATCGCAGTGA